A genomic stretch from Halichoerus grypus chromosome 7, mHalGry1.hap1.1, whole genome shotgun sequence includes:
- the ATP8B2 gene encoding phospholipid-transporting ATPase ID isoform X1, whose amino-acid sequence MTVPKEMPEKWARAGAPPSWSRKKPSWGTEEERRARANDREYNEKFQYASNCIKTSKYNILTFLPVNLFEQFQEVANTYFLFLLILQLIPQVSSLSWFTTIVPLVLVLAITAVKDATDDYFRHKSDNQVNNRQSQVLINGSLQQEQWMNVCVGDIIKLENNQFVAADLLLLSSSEPHGLCYIETAELDGETNMKVRQAIPVTSELGDISRLAKFDGEVVCEPPNNKLDRFSGTLYWKDSKFPLSNQNMLLRGCVLRNTEWCFGLVVFAGPDTKLMQNSGRTKFKRTSIDRLMNTLVLWIFGFLVCMGVILAIGNAIWEHEVGTRFQAYLPWDEAVDSAFFSGFLSFWSYIIILNTVVPISLYVSVEVIRLGHSYFINWDKKMFCMKKRTPAEARTTTLNEELGQVEYVFSDKTGTLTQNIMVFNKCSISGRSYGDVLDVLGHKAELGESPEPVDFSFNPLADNKFLFWDPTLLEAVKMGDPHTHEFFRLLSLCHTVMSEEKNEGELYYKAQSPDEGALVTAARNFGFVFRSRTPKTITVHEMGTAVTYQLLAILDFNNIRKRMSVIVRNPEGRIRLYCKGADTILLERLHPCTRGLLSTTTDHLNEYAGEGLRTLVLAYKDLDEEYYGEWAQRRLQASLARDSREDRLASVYEEVESDMVLLGATAIEDKLQQGVPETIALLTLANIKIWVLTGDKQETAVNIGYSCKMLTDDMTEVFIVTGHTVLEVREELRKAREKMLDSPHAVGNGFTCPEKRSAKLTSVLEAVAGEYALVINGHSLAHALEADMELEFLETACACKAVICCRVTPLQKAQVVELVKKHKKAVTLAIGDGANDVSMIKTAHIGVGISGQEGIQAVLASDYAFSQFKFLQRLLLVHGRWSYLRMCKFLCYFFYKNFAFTMVHFWFGFFCGFSAQTVYDQYFITLYNIVYTSLPVLAMGVFDQDVPEQRSMEYPKLYEPGQLNLLFNKREFFICIAQGIYTSVLMFFIPYGVFAEATRDDGAQLADYQSFAVTVATSLVIVVSVQIGLDTGYWTAINHFFIWGSLAVYFAILFAMHSNGLFDMFPNQFRFVGNAQNTLAQPTVWLTITLTTVVCIMPVVAFRFLKLSLKPDLSDTVRYTQLVRKKQKAQHRCLRRVGRTSSRRSGYAFSHQEGFGELIMSGKNMRLSSLALASFTTRSSSSWIESLRRKKSDSAGSPSGGADKPLKGLTSSWLFPEVNIKEPKYRPRPQGI is encoded by the exons ATGACGGTCCCCAAGGAGATGCCCGAGAAGTGGGCCCGGGCCGGGGCGCCCCCCTCCTGGAGCAGAAAGAAGCCCTCATGGGGCACAG aagaagaaaggagggctCGAGCCAACGACCGAGAATACAATGAGAAATTCCAGTACGCG AGTAATTGCATCAAGACCTCCAAGTACAATATTCTCACCTTCCTGCCTGTCAACCTCTTTGAGCAGTTCCAGGAGGTCGCCAATACCTACTTCCTGTTCCTTCTCATTCTGCAG TTGATCCCACAGGTGTCCTCCCTTTCCTGGTTCACCACCATCGTGCCTTTGGTTCTGGTCCTCGCCATCACAGCTGTTAAAGATGCTACTGATGACTAT TTCCGCCACAAGAGCGATAACCAGGTGAATAACCGGCAGTCCCAAGTGCTGATCAATGGGAG CCTCCAGCAAGAGCAGTGGATGAATGTCTGTGTTGGCGATATTATCAAGCTGGAAAACAATCAGTTTGTGGCG GCGgatctcctcctcctttccagcAGTGAGCCCCACGGCCTCTGTTACATAGAGACAGCAGAACTTGACGG AGAGACCAACATGAAAGTGCGCCAGGCAATCCCAGTCACCTCGGAGTTGGGAGACATCAGTAGGCTCGCCAAGTTTGATG GTGAGGTGGTCTGCGAGCCTCCCAACAACAAGCTGGACAGGTTCAGTGGGACCCTTTACTGGAAGGACAGCAAGTTCCCCCTGAGCAACCAGAACATGCTGCTGCGGGGCTGTGTGCTGCGCAACACCGAGTGGTGCTTCGGGCTGGTGGTCTTCGCAG GTCCTGACACAAAGCTGATGCAGAACAGTGGCAGGACAAAGTTCAAGAGAACAAGTATTGATCGCCTAATGAATACACTGGTGCTCTGG ATTTTTGGATTCCTGGTCTGCATGGGGGTGATCCTGGCCATTGGCAACGCCATCTGGGAGCACGAGGTCGGGACGCGCTTCCAGGCCTACCTGCCGTGGGATGAGGCGGTGGACAGTGCCTTCTTCTCTGGCTTCCTCTCCTTCTGGTCCTACATCATCATCCTCAACACCGTCGTGCCCATATCACTGTACGTCAG CGTGGAGGTCATCCGCCTGGGCCACAGCTACTTCATCAACTGGGACAAGAAGATGTTCTGCATGAAGAAGCGGACGCCCGCGGAGGCGCGCACTACCACCCTGAACGAGGAGCTGGGCCAGGTGGAGTACGTCTTCTCTGACAAGACGGGCACCCTCACGCAGAACATCATGGTCTTCAACAAGTGCTCCATCAGCGGCCGCAGCTACG GGGACGTGCTCGATGTCCTGGGACACAAAGCCGAATTGGGAGAG AGCCCAGAGCCTGTCGACTTCTCCTTCAACCCTCTGGCCGACAACAAGTTCTTATTTTGGGACCCCACCCTCCTGGAGGCTGTCAAGATGGGGGACCCCCACACGCACGAGTTCTTCCGTCTCCTTTCTCTGTGTCATACTGTCATGTCAGAAGAGAAGAACGAAG GGGAGCTGTACTACAAAGCCCAGTCCCCGGATGAGGGGGCCCTGGTCACCGCGGCCAGGAACTTCGGTTTTGTATTCCGCTCTCGCACCCCCAAAACCATCACTGTCCACGAGATGGGCACAGCCGTCACCTACCAGCTGCTGGCCATCCTGGACTTCAATAACATCCGCAAGCGGATGTCCGTCATCG TGCGAAATCCAGAAGGGCGGATCCGACTGTACTGCAAAGGGGCCGACACGATCCTGCTGGAGAGGCTTCACCCCTGCACCCGGGGGCTGCTCAGCACCACCACCGACCACCTGAAT GAATACGCCGGGGAGGGGCTGAGGACCCTGGTTCTGGCCTACAAGGATCTGGACGAAGAGTACTATGGGGAGTGGGCCCAGAGACGGCTCCAAGCCAGCCTGGCCCGGGACAGCCGGGAGGACAGGCTGGCCAGCGTGTACGAGGAGGTGGAGAGCGACATGGTG CTGCTGGGCGCAACAGCCATTGAGGACAAGCTCCAGCAGGGGGTCCCAGAGACCATTGCCCTCCTGACGCTGGCCAACATCAAGATTTGGGTGCTGACCGGAGATAAGCAAG AGACGGCCGTGAACATCGGCTATTCTTGCAAGATGCTGACGGACGACATGACAGAGGTGTTCATTGTCACCGGCCACACCGTCCTCGAAGTGCGGGAGGAGCTCAG GAAAGCCCGGGAGAAGATGTTGGACTCGCCCCACGCTGTGGGAAACGGCTTCACCTGCCCGGAGAAGCGTTCTGCCAAACTCACTTCTGTCCTGGAGGCTGTTGCCGGGGAGTACGCCCTGGTCATCAATGGGCACAGCCTG GCCCATGCGCTGGAGGCGGACATGGAGCTGGAGTTCCTGGAGACGGCCTGTGCCTGCAAAGCTGTCATCTGCTGCCGGGTGACCCCTTTGCAGAAGGCCCAGGTGGTGGAGCTGGTTAAGAAGCACAAGAAAGCCGTGACCCTCGCCATCGGGGACGGAGCCAACGACGTCAGCATGATCAAGA CGGCTCACATCGGCGTGGGCATCAGCGGCCAGGAGGGCATCCAGGCGGTGCTGGCCTCCGACTACGCCTTCTCCCAGTTCAAGTTCCTGCAGCGCCTCCTGCTGGTGCACGGGCGCTGGTCGTATCTGCGCATGTGCAAGTTCCTCTGCTATTTCTTCTACAAGAACTTCGCCTTCACCATGGTCCACTTCTGGTTTGGCTTCTTCTGCGGCTTCTCCGCCCAG ACCGTCTACGATCAGTATTTTATCACCCTTTACAACATCGTGTACACGTCCCTCCCAGTCCTCGCCATGGGGGTCTTCGACCAG GACGTCCCGGAGCAGCGGAGCATGGAGTACCCCAAGCTGTATGAGCCAGGCCAGCTGAACCTCCTCTTCAACAAGCGGGAGTTCTTCATCTGCATTGCCCAGGGCATCTACACGTCCGTGCTCATGTTCTTCATCCCATACGGCGTGTTTGCTGAGGCCACGCGGGACGACGGCGCCCAGCTGGCCGACTACCAGTCCTTCGCGGTCACCGTGGCGACTTCCCTGGTCATCGTGGTCAGCGTGCAG ATCGGGCTGGACACCGGCTACTGGACGGCTATCAACCACTTCTTCATCTGGGGCAGCCTGGCTGTCTACTTCGCCATCCTGTTTGCCATGCACAGCAATGGGCTCTTCGACATGTTTCCAAACCAGTTCCGGTTTGTGG GCAACGCCCAGAACACCCTAGCCCAGCCCACGGTGTGGCTGACCATCACCCTCACCACCGTCGTCTGCATCATGCCTGTGGTCGCCTTCCGGTTCCTCAAGCTGAGCCTGAAGCCCGATCTCTCAGACACG GTGCGCTACACCCAGCtggtgaggaagaagcagaaggcGCAGCACCGCTGCCTGCGGCGGGTGGGCCGCACCAGTTCCCGGCGCTCGGGCTACGCCTTCTCGCACCAGGAGGGGTTCGGGGAGCTCATCATGTCCGGCAAAAACATGCGGCTCAGCTCCCTGGCTCTGGCCAGCTTTACCACCCGCTCCAGCTCCAGCTGGATTGAGAGCCTGCGCAGGAAGAAGAGTGACAGCGCCGGCAGCCCCAGCGGAGGGGCCGACAAGCCCCTCAAGGG CCTCACGTCTTCCTGGCTTTTCCCAGAAGTGAACATCAAGGAGCCTAAGTACAGACCAAGACCGCAAGGAATTTAA
- the ATP8B2 gene encoding phospholipid-transporting ATPase ID isoform X3 produces MNVVPAVPDERMFRIGVTQLVTEEERRARANDREYNEKFQYASNCIKTSKYNILTFLPVNLFEQFQEVANTYFLFLLILQLIPQVSSLSWFTTIVPLVLVLAITAVKDATDDYFRHKSDNQVNNRQSQVLINGSLQQEQWMNVCVGDIIKLENNQFVAADLLLLSSSEPHGLCYIETAELDGETNMKVRQAIPVTSELGDISRLAKFDGEVVCEPPNNKLDRFSGTLYWKDSKFPLSNQNMLLRGCVLRNTEWCFGLVVFAGPDTKLMQNSGRTKFKRTSIDRLMNTLVLWIFGFLVCMGVILAIGNAIWEHEVGTRFQAYLPWDEAVDSAFFSGFLSFWSYIIILNTVVPISLYVSVEVIRLGHSYFINWDKKMFCMKKRTPAEARTTTLNEELGQVEYVFSDKTGTLTQNIMVFNKCSISGRSYGDVLDVLGHKAELGESPEPVDFSFNPLADNKFLFWDPTLLEAVKMGDPHTHEFFRLLSLCHTVMSEEKNEGELYYKAQSPDEGALVTAARNFGFVFRSRTPKTITVHEMGTAVTYQLLAILDFNNIRKRMSVIVRNPEGRIRLYCKGADTILLERLHPCTRGLLSTTTDHLNEYAGEGLRTLVLAYKDLDEEYYGEWAQRRLQASLARDSREDRLASVYEEVESDMVLLGATAIEDKLQQGVPETIALLTLANIKIWVLTGDKQETAVNIGYSCKMLTDDMTEVFIVTGHTVLEVREELRKAREKMLDSPHAVGNGFTCPEKRSAKLTSVLEAVAGEYALVINGHSLAHALEADMELEFLETACACKAVICCRVTPLQKAQVVELVKKHKKAVTLAIGDGANDVSMIKTAHIGVGISGQEGIQAVLASDYAFSQFKFLQRLLLVHGRWSYLRMCKFLCYFFYKNFAFTMVHFWFGFFCGFSAQTVYDQYFITLYNIVYTSLPVLAMGVFDQDVPEQRSMEYPKLYEPGQLNLLFNKREFFICIAQGIYTSVLMFFIPYGVFAEATRDDGAQLADYQSFAVTVATSLVIVVSVQIGLDTGYWTAINHFFIWGSLAVYFAILFAMHSNGLFDMFPNQFRFVGNAQNTLAQPTVWLTITLTTVVCIMPVVAFRFLKLSLKPDLSDTVRYTQLVRKKQKAQHRCLRRVGRTSSRRSGYAFSHQEGFGELIMSGKNMRLSSLALASFTTRSSSSWIESLRRKKSDSAGSPSGGADKPLKGLTSSWLFPEVNIKEPKYRPRPQGI; encoded by the exons ATGAACGTGGTACCTGCAGTCCCAGATGAGCGGATGTTCAGGATAGGTGTCACTCAGTTAGTGACAG aagaagaaaggagggctCGAGCCAACGACCGAGAATACAATGAGAAATTCCAGTACGCG AGTAATTGCATCAAGACCTCCAAGTACAATATTCTCACCTTCCTGCCTGTCAACCTCTTTGAGCAGTTCCAGGAGGTCGCCAATACCTACTTCCTGTTCCTTCTCATTCTGCAG TTGATCCCACAGGTGTCCTCCCTTTCCTGGTTCACCACCATCGTGCCTTTGGTTCTGGTCCTCGCCATCACAGCTGTTAAAGATGCTACTGATGACTAT TTCCGCCACAAGAGCGATAACCAGGTGAATAACCGGCAGTCCCAAGTGCTGATCAATGGGAG CCTCCAGCAAGAGCAGTGGATGAATGTCTGTGTTGGCGATATTATCAAGCTGGAAAACAATCAGTTTGTGGCG GCGgatctcctcctcctttccagcAGTGAGCCCCACGGCCTCTGTTACATAGAGACAGCAGAACTTGACGG AGAGACCAACATGAAAGTGCGCCAGGCAATCCCAGTCACCTCGGAGTTGGGAGACATCAGTAGGCTCGCCAAGTTTGATG GTGAGGTGGTCTGCGAGCCTCCCAACAACAAGCTGGACAGGTTCAGTGGGACCCTTTACTGGAAGGACAGCAAGTTCCCCCTGAGCAACCAGAACATGCTGCTGCGGGGCTGTGTGCTGCGCAACACCGAGTGGTGCTTCGGGCTGGTGGTCTTCGCAG GTCCTGACACAAAGCTGATGCAGAACAGTGGCAGGACAAAGTTCAAGAGAACAAGTATTGATCGCCTAATGAATACACTGGTGCTCTGG ATTTTTGGATTCCTGGTCTGCATGGGGGTGATCCTGGCCATTGGCAACGCCATCTGGGAGCACGAGGTCGGGACGCGCTTCCAGGCCTACCTGCCGTGGGATGAGGCGGTGGACAGTGCCTTCTTCTCTGGCTTCCTCTCCTTCTGGTCCTACATCATCATCCTCAACACCGTCGTGCCCATATCACTGTACGTCAG CGTGGAGGTCATCCGCCTGGGCCACAGCTACTTCATCAACTGGGACAAGAAGATGTTCTGCATGAAGAAGCGGACGCCCGCGGAGGCGCGCACTACCACCCTGAACGAGGAGCTGGGCCAGGTGGAGTACGTCTTCTCTGACAAGACGGGCACCCTCACGCAGAACATCATGGTCTTCAACAAGTGCTCCATCAGCGGCCGCAGCTACG GGGACGTGCTCGATGTCCTGGGACACAAAGCCGAATTGGGAGAG AGCCCAGAGCCTGTCGACTTCTCCTTCAACCCTCTGGCCGACAACAAGTTCTTATTTTGGGACCCCACCCTCCTGGAGGCTGTCAAGATGGGGGACCCCCACACGCACGAGTTCTTCCGTCTCCTTTCTCTGTGTCATACTGTCATGTCAGAAGAGAAGAACGAAG GGGAGCTGTACTACAAAGCCCAGTCCCCGGATGAGGGGGCCCTGGTCACCGCGGCCAGGAACTTCGGTTTTGTATTCCGCTCTCGCACCCCCAAAACCATCACTGTCCACGAGATGGGCACAGCCGTCACCTACCAGCTGCTGGCCATCCTGGACTTCAATAACATCCGCAAGCGGATGTCCGTCATCG TGCGAAATCCAGAAGGGCGGATCCGACTGTACTGCAAAGGGGCCGACACGATCCTGCTGGAGAGGCTTCACCCCTGCACCCGGGGGCTGCTCAGCACCACCACCGACCACCTGAAT GAATACGCCGGGGAGGGGCTGAGGACCCTGGTTCTGGCCTACAAGGATCTGGACGAAGAGTACTATGGGGAGTGGGCCCAGAGACGGCTCCAAGCCAGCCTGGCCCGGGACAGCCGGGAGGACAGGCTGGCCAGCGTGTACGAGGAGGTGGAGAGCGACATGGTG CTGCTGGGCGCAACAGCCATTGAGGACAAGCTCCAGCAGGGGGTCCCAGAGACCATTGCCCTCCTGACGCTGGCCAACATCAAGATTTGGGTGCTGACCGGAGATAAGCAAG AGACGGCCGTGAACATCGGCTATTCTTGCAAGATGCTGACGGACGACATGACAGAGGTGTTCATTGTCACCGGCCACACCGTCCTCGAAGTGCGGGAGGAGCTCAG GAAAGCCCGGGAGAAGATGTTGGACTCGCCCCACGCTGTGGGAAACGGCTTCACCTGCCCGGAGAAGCGTTCTGCCAAACTCACTTCTGTCCTGGAGGCTGTTGCCGGGGAGTACGCCCTGGTCATCAATGGGCACAGCCTG GCCCATGCGCTGGAGGCGGACATGGAGCTGGAGTTCCTGGAGACGGCCTGTGCCTGCAAAGCTGTCATCTGCTGCCGGGTGACCCCTTTGCAGAAGGCCCAGGTGGTGGAGCTGGTTAAGAAGCACAAGAAAGCCGTGACCCTCGCCATCGGGGACGGAGCCAACGACGTCAGCATGATCAAGA CGGCTCACATCGGCGTGGGCATCAGCGGCCAGGAGGGCATCCAGGCGGTGCTGGCCTCCGACTACGCCTTCTCCCAGTTCAAGTTCCTGCAGCGCCTCCTGCTGGTGCACGGGCGCTGGTCGTATCTGCGCATGTGCAAGTTCCTCTGCTATTTCTTCTACAAGAACTTCGCCTTCACCATGGTCCACTTCTGGTTTGGCTTCTTCTGCGGCTTCTCCGCCCAG ACCGTCTACGATCAGTATTTTATCACCCTTTACAACATCGTGTACACGTCCCTCCCAGTCCTCGCCATGGGGGTCTTCGACCAG GACGTCCCGGAGCAGCGGAGCATGGAGTACCCCAAGCTGTATGAGCCAGGCCAGCTGAACCTCCTCTTCAACAAGCGGGAGTTCTTCATCTGCATTGCCCAGGGCATCTACACGTCCGTGCTCATGTTCTTCATCCCATACGGCGTGTTTGCTGAGGCCACGCGGGACGACGGCGCCCAGCTGGCCGACTACCAGTCCTTCGCGGTCACCGTGGCGACTTCCCTGGTCATCGTGGTCAGCGTGCAG ATCGGGCTGGACACCGGCTACTGGACGGCTATCAACCACTTCTTCATCTGGGGCAGCCTGGCTGTCTACTTCGCCATCCTGTTTGCCATGCACAGCAATGGGCTCTTCGACATGTTTCCAAACCAGTTCCGGTTTGTGG GCAACGCCCAGAACACCCTAGCCCAGCCCACGGTGTGGCTGACCATCACCCTCACCACCGTCGTCTGCATCATGCCTGTGGTCGCCTTCCGGTTCCTCAAGCTGAGCCTGAAGCCCGATCTCTCAGACACG GTGCGCTACACCCAGCtggtgaggaagaagcagaaggcGCAGCACCGCTGCCTGCGGCGGGTGGGCCGCACCAGTTCCCGGCGCTCGGGCTACGCCTTCTCGCACCAGGAGGGGTTCGGGGAGCTCATCATGTCCGGCAAAAACATGCGGCTCAGCTCCCTGGCTCTGGCCAGCTTTACCACCCGCTCCAGCTCCAGCTGGATTGAGAGCCTGCGCAGGAAGAAGAGTGACAGCGCCGGCAGCCCCAGCGGAGGGGCCGACAAGCCCCTCAAGGG CCTCACGTCTTCCTGGCTTTTCCCAGAAGTGAACATCAAGGAGCCTAAGTACAGACCAAGACCGCAAGGAATTTAA
- the ATP8B2 gene encoding phospholipid-transporting ATPase ID isoform X2: MNACRTEWPGWCETDQRVEPSDTPEEERRARANDREYNEKFQYASNCIKTSKYNILTFLPVNLFEQFQEVANTYFLFLLILQLIPQVSSLSWFTTIVPLVLVLAITAVKDATDDYFRHKSDNQVNNRQSQVLINGSLQQEQWMNVCVGDIIKLENNQFVAADLLLLSSSEPHGLCYIETAELDGETNMKVRQAIPVTSELGDISRLAKFDGEVVCEPPNNKLDRFSGTLYWKDSKFPLSNQNMLLRGCVLRNTEWCFGLVVFAGPDTKLMQNSGRTKFKRTSIDRLMNTLVLWIFGFLVCMGVILAIGNAIWEHEVGTRFQAYLPWDEAVDSAFFSGFLSFWSYIIILNTVVPISLYVSVEVIRLGHSYFINWDKKMFCMKKRTPAEARTTTLNEELGQVEYVFSDKTGTLTQNIMVFNKCSISGRSYGDVLDVLGHKAELGESPEPVDFSFNPLADNKFLFWDPTLLEAVKMGDPHTHEFFRLLSLCHTVMSEEKNEGELYYKAQSPDEGALVTAARNFGFVFRSRTPKTITVHEMGTAVTYQLLAILDFNNIRKRMSVIVRNPEGRIRLYCKGADTILLERLHPCTRGLLSTTTDHLNEYAGEGLRTLVLAYKDLDEEYYGEWAQRRLQASLARDSREDRLASVYEEVESDMVLLGATAIEDKLQQGVPETIALLTLANIKIWVLTGDKQETAVNIGYSCKMLTDDMTEVFIVTGHTVLEVREELRKAREKMLDSPHAVGNGFTCPEKRSAKLTSVLEAVAGEYALVINGHSLAHALEADMELEFLETACACKAVICCRVTPLQKAQVVELVKKHKKAVTLAIGDGANDVSMIKTAHIGVGISGQEGIQAVLASDYAFSQFKFLQRLLLVHGRWSYLRMCKFLCYFFYKNFAFTMVHFWFGFFCGFSAQTVYDQYFITLYNIVYTSLPVLAMGVFDQDVPEQRSMEYPKLYEPGQLNLLFNKREFFICIAQGIYTSVLMFFIPYGVFAEATRDDGAQLADYQSFAVTVATSLVIVVSVQIGLDTGYWTAINHFFIWGSLAVYFAILFAMHSNGLFDMFPNQFRFVGNAQNTLAQPTVWLTITLTTVVCIMPVVAFRFLKLSLKPDLSDTVRYTQLVRKKQKAQHRCLRRVGRTSSRRSGYAFSHQEGFGELIMSGKNMRLSSLALASFTTRSSSSWIESLRRKKSDSAGSPSGGADKPLKGLTSSWLFPEVNIKEPKYRPRPQGI; this comes from the exons ATGAATGCCTGCAGAACCGAATGGCCAGGCTGGTGCGAGACAGACCAGAGGGTGGAACCGAGTGACACCCCAG aagaagaaaggagggctCGAGCCAACGACCGAGAATACAATGAGAAATTCCAGTACGCG AGTAATTGCATCAAGACCTCCAAGTACAATATTCTCACCTTCCTGCCTGTCAACCTCTTTGAGCAGTTCCAGGAGGTCGCCAATACCTACTTCCTGTTCCTTCTCATTCTGCAG TTGATCCCACAGGTGTCCTCCCTTTCCTGGTTCACCACCATCGTGCCTTTGGTTCTGGTCCTCGCCATCACAGCTGTTAAAGATGCTACTGATGACTAT TTCCGCCACAAGAGCGATAACCAGGTGAATAACCGGCAGTCCCAAGTGCTGATCAATGGGAG CCTCCAGCAAGAGCAGTGGATGAATGTCTGTGTTGGCGATATTATCAAGCTGGAAAACAATCAGTTTGTGGCG GCGgatctcctcctcctttccagcAGTGAGCCCCACGGCCTCTGTTACATAGAGACAGCAGAACTTGACGG AGAGACCAACATGAAAGTGCGCCAGGCAATCCCAGTCACCTCGGAGTTGGGAGACATCAGTAGGCTCGCCAAGTTTGATG GTGAGGTGGTCTGCGAGCCTCCCAACAACAAGCTGGACAGGTTCAGTGGGACCCTTTACTGGAAGGACAGCAAGTTCCCCCTGAGCAACCAGAACATGCTGCTGCGGGGCTGTGTGCTGCGCAACACCGAGTGGTGCTTCGGGCTGGTGGTCTTCGCAG GTCCTGACACAAAGCTGATGCAGAACAGTGGCAGGACAAAGTTCAAGAGAACAAGTATTGATCGCCTAATGAATACACTGGTGCTCTGG ATTTTTGGATTCCTGGTCTGCATGGGGGTGATCCTGGCCATTGGCAACGCCATCTGGGAGCACGAGGTCGGGACGCGCTTCCAGGCCTACCTGCCGTGGGATGAGGCGGTGGACAGTGCCTTCTTCTCTGGCTTCCTCTCCTTCTGGTCCTACATCATCATCCTCAACACCGTCGTGCCCATATCACTGTACGTCAG CGTGGAGGTCATCCGCCTGGGCCACAGCTACTTCATCAACTGGGACAAGAAGATGTTCTGCATGAAGAAGCGGACGCCCGCGGAGGCGCGCACTACCACCCTGAACGAGGAGCTGGGCCAGGTGGAGTACGTCTTCTCTGACAAGACGGGCACCCTCACGCAGAACATCATGGTCTTCAACAAGTGCTCCATCAGCGGCCGCAGCTACG GGGACGTGCTCGATGTCCTGGGACACAAAGCCGAATTGGGAGAG AGCCCAGAGCCTGTCGACTTCTCCTTCAACCCTCTGGCCGACAACAAGTTCTTATTTTGGGACCCCACCCTCCTGGAGGCTGTCAAGATGGGGGACCCCCACACGCACGAGTTCTTCCGTCTCCTTTCTCTGTGTCATACTGTCATGTCAGAAGAGAAGAACGAAG GGGAGCTGTACTACAAAGCCCAGTCCCCGGATGAGGGGGCCCTGGTCACCGCGGCCAGGAACTTCGGTTTTGTATTCCGCTCTCGCACCCCCAAAACCATCACTGTCCACGAGATGGGCACAGCCGTCACCTACCAGCTGCTGGCCATCCTGGACTTCAATAACATCCGCAAGCGGATGTCCGTCATCG TGCGAAATCCAGAAGGGCGGATCCGACTGTACTGCAAAGGGGCCGACACGATCCTGCTGGAGAGGCTTCACCCCTGCACCCGGGGGCTGCTCAGCACCACCACCGACCACCTGAAT GAATACGCCGGGGAGGGGCTGAGGACCCTGGTTCTGGCCTACAAGGATCTGGACGAAGAGTACTATGGGGAGTGGGCCCAGAGACGGCTCCAAGCCAGCCTGGCCCGGGACAGCCGGGAGGACAGGCTGGCCAGCGTGTACGAGGAGGTGGAGAGCGACATGGTG CTGCTGGGCGCAACAGCCATTGAGGACAAGCTCCAGCAGGGGGTCCCAGAGACCATTGCCCTCCTGACGCTGGCCAACATCAAGATTTGGGTGCTGACCGGAGATAAGCAAG AGACGGCCGTGAACATCGGCTATTCTTGCAAGATGCTGACGGACGACATGACAGAGGTGTTCATTGTCACCGGCCACACCGTCCTCGAAGTGCGGGAGGAGCTCAG GAAAGCCCGGGAGAAGATGTTGGACTCGCCCCACGCTGTGGGAAACGGCTTCACCTGCCCGGAGAAGCGTTCTGCCAAACTCACTTCTGTCCTGGAGGCTGTTGCCGGGGAGTACGCCCTGGTCATCAATGGGCACAGCCTG GCCCATGCGCTGGAGGCGGACATGGAGCTGGAGTTCCTGGAGACGGCCTGTGCCTGCAAAGCTGTCATCTGCTGCCGGGTGACCCCTTTGCAGAAGGCCCAGGTGGTGGAGCTGGTTAAGAAGCACAAGAAAGCCGTGACCCTCGCCATCGGGGACGGAGCCAACGACGTCAGCATGATCAAGA CGGCTCACATCGGCGTGGGCATCAGCGGCCAGGAGGGCATCCAGGCGGTGCTGGCCTCCGACTACGCCTTCTCCCAGTTCAAGTTCCTGCAGCGCCTCCTGCTGGTGCACGGGCGCTGGTCGTATCTGCGCATGTGCAAGTTCCTCTGCTATTTCTTCTACAAGAACTTCGCCTTCACCATGGTCCACTTCTGGTTTGGCTTCTTCTGCGGCTTCTCCGCCCAG ACCGTCTACGATCAGTATTTTATCACCCTTTACAACATCGTGTACACGTCCCTCCCAGTCCTCGCCATGGGGGTCTTCGACCAG GACGTCCCGGAGCAGCGGAGCATGGAGTACCCCAAGCTGTATGAGCCAGGCCAGCTGAACCTCCTCTTCAACAAGCGGGAGTTCTTCATCTGCATTGCCCAGGGCATCTACACGTCCGTGCTCATGTTCTTCATCCCATACGGCGTGTTTGCTGAGGCCACGCGGGACGACGGCGCCCAGCTGGCCGACTACCAGTCCTTCGCGGTCACCGTGGCGACTTCCCTGGTCATCGTGGTCAGCGTGCAG ATCGGGCTGGACACCGGCTACTGGACGGCTATCAACCACTTCTTCATCTGGGGCAGCCTGGCTGTCTACTTCGCCATCCTGTTTGCCATGCACAGCAATGGGCTCTTCGACATGTTTCCAAACCAGTTCCGGTTTGTGG GCAACGCCCAGAACACCCTAGCCCAGCCCACGGTGTGGCTGACCATCACCCTCACCACCGTCGTCTGCATCATGCCTGTGGTCGCCTTCCGGTTCCTCAAGCTGAGCCTGAAGCCCGATCTCTCAGACACG GTGCGCTACACCCAGCtggtgaggaagaagcagaaggcGCAGCACCGCTGCCTGCGGCGGGTGGGCCGCACCAGTTCCCGGCGCTCGGGCTACGCCTTCTCGCACCAGGAGGGGTTCGGGGAGCTCATCATGTCCGGCAAAAACATGCGGCTCAGCTCCCTGGCTCTGGCCAGCTTTACCACCCGCTCCAGCTCCAGCTGGATTGAGAGCCTGCGCAGGAAGAAGAGTGACAGCGCCGGCAGCCCCAGCGGAGGGGCCGACAAGCCCCTCAAGGG CCTCACGTCTTCCTGGCTTTTCCCAGAAGTGAACATCAAGGAGCCTAAGTACAGACCAAGACCGCAAGGAATTTAA